One genomic window of Lytechinus variegatus isolate NC3 chromosome 1, Lvar_3.0, whole genome shotgun sequence includes the following:
- the LOC121427438 gene encoding uncharacterized protein LOC121427438 isoform X2 → MPLQDPAPASPPRVGGIYRLIGRVSSRSNSKVLSASPRFRNRRGHLPVPGPPFRPSHKLGKIKIDSNSDSGFPWSIYRHPESGGSPPSPPGSENESSRGATPVQSSLDCEDLADFSGTLSKLSEYSSPLQTEDEFSHKQFGDDCGAVSPPTLCIRDSGKVCPDKVRQPDGGNISHSRLLIEGALSPLGMDAPRGCGQGDIQSFRQPTDRSICLNTTRDPALLPRAQQTEAHTVAHYRAAAIKAGLSERAANFSAAERLRSSTRSTYDSRLSHYVRWCRQAKTNPCRASVGLSRRILSLVGLWRQ, encoded by the exons ATGCCTCTCCAAGATCCTGCCCCTGCTTCGCCCCCACGAGTGGGCGGCATCTATAGACTTATCGGACGCGTATCTTCACGTTCCAATAGCAAGGTCCTCTCAGCATCTCCTAGGTTTCGCAATAGGAGGGGACACTTACCAGTACCAGGCCCTCCCTTTAGGCCTTCTCATAAACTGGGAAAAATCAAGATTGACTCCAACTCAGACTCCGGATTTCCTTGGAGCATTTATAGACATCCCGAGTCAGGTGGCAGCCCCCCTTCCCCACCGGGTTCAGAGAATGAGAGCAGTCGCGGAGCAACTCCTGTCCAGTCGTCTCTCGACTGCGAAGACTTGGCAGATTTTTCTGGGACTCTTAGCAAGCTTAGTGAATACAGTTCCCCCTTGCAGACTGAGGATGAATTTTCACATAAACAGTTTGGAGATGATTGCGGTGCAGTTAGCCCTCCAACACTTTGCATCCGAGATAGTGGAAAAGTGTGTCCTGATAAAGTCAGACAACCAGACGGTGGTAACATATCACATAGCAGACTTCTTATCGAGGGGGCGCTATCTCCCCTCGGAATGGATGCTCCACGAGGCTGTGGCCAGGGAGATATTCAATCATTTCGGCAACCCACAGATAGATCTATTTGCCTCAACACTACCAGGGACCCAGCACTACTACCCCGAGCCCAACAAACTGAGGCTCACACTGTGGCCCATTACAGGGCAGCAGCAATCAAGGCTGGACTTTCTGAACGGGCTGCCAATTTCTCAGCAGCAGAACGTTTACGGTCTTCCACACGATCAACCTACGACTCCAGACTCAGTCACTATGTGAGATGGTGTCGGCAGGCTAAGACTAATCCATGCAGGGCATCTGTAG GGCTGTCTCGCCGGATACTATCTCTCGTTGGATTGTGGAGGCAGTGA
- the LOC121427438 gene encoding uncharacterized protein LOC121427438 isoform X1, whose amino-acid sequence MPLQDPAPASPPRVGGIYRLIGRVSSRSNSKVLSASPRFRNRRGHLPVPGPPFRPSHKLGKIKIDSNSDSGFPWSIYRHPESGGSPPSPPGSENESSRGATPVQSSLDCEDLADFSGTLSKLSEYSSPLQTEDEFSHKQFGDDCGAVSPPTLCIRDSGKVCPDKVRQPDGGNISHSRLLIEGALSPLGMDAPRGCGQGDIQSFRQPTDRSICLNTTRDPALLPRAQQTEAHTVAHYRAAAIKAGLSERAANFSAAERLRSSTRSTYDSRLSHYVRWCRQAKTNPCRASVVSFPLTGLSRRILSLVGLWRQ is encoded by the exons ATGCCTCTCCAAGATCCTGCCCCTGCTTCGCCCCCACGAGTGGGCGGCATCTATAGACTTATCGGACGCGTATCTTCACGTTCCAATAGCAAGGTCCTCTCAGCATCTCCTAGGTTTCGCAATAGGAGGGGACACTTACCAGTACCAGGCCCTCCCTTTAGGCCTTCTCATAAACTGGGAAAAATCAAGATTGACTCCAACTCAGACTCCGGATTTCCTTGGAGCATTTATAGACATCCCGAGTCAGGTGGCAGCCCCCCTTCCCCACCGGGTTCAGAGAATGAGAGCAGTCGCGGAGCAACTCCTGTCCAGTCGTCTCTCGACTGCGAAGACTTGGCAGATTTTTCTGGGACTCTTAGCAAGCTTAGTGAATACAGTTCCCCCTTGCAGACTGAGGATGAATTTTCACATAAACAGTTTGGAGATGATTGCGGTGCAGTTAGCCCTCCAACACTTTGCATCCGAGATAGTGGAAAAGTGTGTCCTGATAAAGTCAGACAACCAGACGGTGGTAACATATCACATAGCAGACTTCTTATCGAGGGGGCGCTATCTCCCCTCGGAATGGATGCTCCACGAGGCTGTGGCCAGGGAGATATTCAATCATTTCGGCAACCCACAGATAGATCTATTTGCCTCAACACTACCAGGGACCCAGCACTACTACCCCGAGCCCAACAAACTGAGGCTCACACTGTGGCCCATTACAGGGCAGCAGCAATCAAGGCTGGACTTTCTGAACGGGCTGCCAATTTCTCAGCAGCAGAACGTTTACGGTCTTCCACACGATCAACCTACGACTCCAGACTCAGTCACTATGTGAGATGGTGTCGGCAGGCTAAGACTAATCCATGCAGGGCATCTGTAG tttCATTCCCCCTCACAGGGCTGTCTCGCCGGATACTATCTCTCGTTGGATTGTGGAGGCAGTGA
- the LOC121427454 gene encoding LOW QUALITY PROTEIN: U11/U12 small nuclear ribonucleoprotein 48 kDa protein-like (The sequence of the model RefSeq protein was modified relative to this genomic sequence to represent the inferred CDS: inserted 2 bases in 1 codon) yields METDVALSNSVIAQRQQALQKFSDVIDSASKNLDGILKEIGWSIEDLQSEEAEMVCPINPHHRVVESSLIGHVERCKWAKDGYTKEDKDHAASLEANSFFYENKKDVHTVELDVNSQREIMSRFAGPSNRTFPRTMDRLDVEFSPDERLAIYEKVREKSQIQTQADLDDLEMNFDANKKDEEDKKEKVKTHSEVLAEMRDYRRRRQSYRAKNVHITKKTRTDIMREIIESHMKIFEDSPSAVKXKKRKTKNMKELTRDLERVVPPEIQGIITDVADHEAGIEAEEEIGADHKAEKANHTVISIVIIVNINIKVDIDHQQWKMMIDQL; encoded by the exons ATGGAGACAGATGTAGCTTTGAGTAACAGTGTCATAGCCCAGCGGCAACAAGCCCTACAGAAATTTTCTGATGTCATAGATTCAGCAAGCAAAAACCTTGAtggaattttgaaagaaatcggatgGAGTATTGAAGATCTTCAG AGCGAAGAAGCTGAGATGGTATGTCCTATTAACCCACATCATAGAGTGGTTGAGTCCTCTCTTATAGGTCATGTTGAGAGATGCAAGTGGGCAAAAGATGGATATACCAAGGAAGATAAG GATCATGCAGCATCTTTGGAGGCCAATAGCTTCttctatgaaaataaaaaggatgtTCATACAGTTGAGCTTG ATGTGAATAGTCAGAGGGAAATAATGTCAAGATTTGCCG GTCCATCAAATAGGACGTTCCCTCGGACAATGGACCGTCTTGATGTGGAGTTCAGCCCTGATGAGAGACTAGCTATCTATGAGAAGGTTAGGGAGAAGAGTCAAATTCAAACACAAGCTGACCTTGATGACCTAGAGATGAACTTTGACGCaaataaaaaag ATGAAGAAGACAAGAAGGAGAAAGTGAAAACTCATTCAGAGGTCCTAGCTGAGATGAGAGACTACCGGCGACGCAGACAGAGCTATAGAGCTAAGAATGTCCACATTACTAAGAAAACCAGAACTGAT ATCATGAGGGAGATAATTGAATCTCATATGAAGATCTTTGAAGACTCTCCGAGTGCTgtcaa gaagaagaggaagacaaaaaacatgaaag AACTCACTCGAGATCTAGAGAGGGTAGTACCTCCAGAGATACAAGGGATCATCACCGACGTCGCCGATCACGAAGCAGGGATCGAAGCAGAAGAAGAGATCGGAGCAGATCACAAAGCAGAGAAAGCAAATCACACCGTCATAAGCATCGTCATCATagtaaacataaacataaaagtAGACATAGATCACCAGCAATGGAAGATGATGATTGATCAGTTGTAG